The Cicer arietinum cultivar CDC Frontier isolate Library 1 chromosome 1, Cicar.CDCFrontier_v2.0, whole genome shotgun sequence genome contains the following window.
NNNNNNNNNNNNNNNNNNNNNNNNNNNNNNNNNNNNNNNNNNNNNNNNNNNNNNNNNNNNNNNNNNNNNNNNNNNNNNNNNNNNNNNNNNNNNNNNNNNNNNNNNNNNNNNNNNNNNNNNNNNNNNNNNNNNNNNNNNNNNNNNNNNNNNNNNNNNNNNNNNNNNNNNNNNNNNNNNNNNNNNNNNNNNNNNNNNNNNNNNNNNNNNNNNNNNNNNNNNNNNNNNNNNNNNNNNNNNNNNNNNNNNNNNNNNNNNNNNNNNNNNNNNNNNNNNNNNNNNNNNNNNNNNNNNNNNNNNNNNNNNNNNNNNNNNNNNNNNNNNNNNNNNNNNNNNNNNNNNNNNNNNNNNNNNNNNNNNNNNNNNNNNNNNNNNNNNNNNNNNNNNNNNNNNNNNNNNNNNNNNNNNNNNNNNNNNNNNNNNNNNNNNNNNNNNNNNNNNNNNNNNNNNNNNNNNNNNNNNNNNNNNNNNNNNNNNNNNNNNNNNNNNNNNNNNNNNNNNNNNNNNNNNNNNNNNNNNNNNNNNNNNNNNNNNNNNNNNNNNNNNNNNNNNNNNNNNNNNNNNNNNNNNNNNNNNNNNNNNNNNNNNNNNNNNNNNNNNNNNNNNNNNNNNNNNNNNNNNNNNNNNNNNNNNNNNNNNNNNNNNNNNNNNNNNNNNNNNNNNNNNNNNNNNNNNNNNNNNNNNNNNNNNNNNNNNNNNNNNNNNNNNNNNNNNNNNNNNNNNNNNNNNNNNNNNNNNNNNNNNNNNNNNNNNNNNNNNNNNNNNNNNNNNNNNNNNNNNNNNNNNNNNNNNNNNNNNNNNNNNNNNNNNNNNNNNNNNNNNNNNNNNNNNNNNNNNNNNNNNNNNNNNNNNNNNNNNNNNNNNNNNNNNNNNNNNNNNNNNNNNNNNNNNNNNNNNNNNNNNNNNNNNNNNNNNNNNNNNNNNNNNNNNNNNNNNNNNNNNNNNNNNNNNNNNNNNNNNNNNNNNNNNNNNNNNNNNNNNNNNNNNNNNNNNNNNNNNNNNNNNNNNNNNNNNNNNNNNNNNNNNNNaaaaaagttgatttttaatctattcatttataaaaataaattttaaagttattaaaatataaaatttgtattgtgCAAATCAGGgattaaaatgtcatttttaatttatttgtgaatatgagatttagaaccatcaacttgtcacaatttgtgttctaataactcaaagattaaaaagatgtcacatctagttaatttttaatgaaatatttgtttgttttttttaattttaattttataacttttttttagaaaaaaaataaaattgatactacatattaaataagtttaaacgattctttttttgaaataaaatagtgaaaagaaaaatatatagacttgtaacttaatctattaaataaaaaaaataaaaaaagattttaatacTAATTATAAATGCAACCctcttttaaactattttttctaaaatttaataaatgaagaaataaaattcatttttaaaactaaatagcataaaccaaaaaaaaactactataacttaaaataaatgatatttatcacCTTTTAATTATGTCCAtcattaaaatagaattattataattaaaagaaataaatactgAAAATAGAGAAACTAAAAAAAGGGTCATCCACcacacaaatatattattaaatcaatCCATAGTCACTAGAATGGGATGAAATACAAACTAACAAACAGTTGGCGTGCGTGAAATGTGTACAGCGTATCAGCCTAGCAGGATAAACATAGATTCAAAATACAGAAGCAGAAACAGATTTAGTACAAAACTAATCCAATTACACATCAAAAATCTCAACCAAAACTCTATTCATACACATCAAAAACAAATACCATTTTTCCGTGGCGTGGTGGTGGGTTGATTATCGTCCGCTGTCGCTTGTTGTTAGTGATCGAGTATGTTTAAGGTTAAGGTTATGGGTTGATGAGAAGAAGTATCATGGCAGATTCTTCTTCTTTGATATTATCCCCAATTTTATCGTCTGATTTCTCTCCCCTCtttattgaatttttgtttcaatatatAGACAAAAACGAGGAAGGGTTGTATCCATCGTATAAATTAATGTCTGGATTTTAAACTGGGCAACTGCATCAAGCAATCAGGGGAGTGGTTGTGTGTTCTGGATTTTAAACTGGTTTGACCTGTTGTTCTGGATTTTACACTGGGTTGTTGTTATGGATTTTACACTGCTACAACATGATCAAGCAACTTCATATGGAGACGCAACCTCATATGGCACAATACACATCAAAGCAAGCACACGCCAAAGCAGAGAAATAGGGACTCTGTTTTAAGTTTCcttatttctttttttggttggttttatttatttatttatattaaaatgtaatataaatctactacaatttttttataatttttagacaaatatatttttatttaaattatttttattttataggacaaaattgaggtactacatAATACACTACCGAAAATTAGGATCtaataaaaatgagaaaatatgGAATTTGATGAGCAACCTTTTTCAATCATATCTAGAATCGTAGATATCTAAATGAAGTCCAATCGATCCAAATATAAAGCTAAGATTCATACATAAAAAACCATGTTTCTTTTTAGTGAAGATTCGTTTTGGTCCTTAAGAAAAATTGCATAATTCAATTTGGtctataaaaaaagtaaaatcaattttagtctatgaaaaatataaattgagacTATTTAGTCTCCAAATGAATCACggcataaaaagaaaaattaaaaaagggtAATTTAATCtttgacaataattaaaaaagagatAATATGATCTTTTTACGATACAAAAAGCCTCTAAATAActtcttttaatatattattttcaatttttgttctttcttttctaGCACTCAAACAAAACACTTCAATGACAAAGATTATTTAGTTAAACATTAACaatatttgacaattctaaaaagaattataacatatccaaattttgaaaaagatctaCGATTACAAAAgatcaattatatttattttaatattagaaattttaaaaaatgtataattttaaaaaagatttgtaacatataaaaaaatattaatagtatCAGCAATGAATTAAAGACAAAATATGTTGCTAAAATCCTTGTTACAAACTTATAATGATATATCTTTGTGGACGATGGTTACTTGAAtgctaaaaaagaaaaagaataaaacatttttccaattttttgacactttttttttaccatttatgTGAATAACaacattttttcaatttcttgagCAATTATATCATGGAGAATTTGTATTTGATAAGTGAGATCGGAATGACTTGAGATAGTTTGCTTAACCAGAAGTAGTAAAATCTactattcaaatattttttaagttttattacaACCTAAAAGTCATTTTGTAGTGTTAGTGTAGTTTTATTATAATCTAAAAGTCATCTTGTAGTGTTTGTGTGAGTTGCATTGTGCTTATAACCTAGAACTTTTTTAAGTTTGTGGTAGAATGATGcatgttttgaatttgaatgatcattttattatcatttataaatatttgagaGAAATTTTTGTTAGAGTGTGATGAGAGTTGAACTTGAGATATGAACGTTGAAAATGCTGTTTTAATTTTCCAATTGGTTTCTTTTGAGATGTTAAGTGACTTTGAGCATGATGAATTTCTTATAGCAATGAACTTTGATGAtcgagtttgatttgatttgatttgggaaATTGACTTTGGGCTTGATTTTCAACTCACTATGTTTTCAATTTAATTGTTGCTTAAGGACAGACAATTAATTAAGCTTTGAGTTGTGATATCTCTTGATCTTACATAGATTTTTAgtatgttttgaatatttattgagtatatatttatcttttgttattagttaattttacgAGATATTTGATATAATATGTTGctttttagttttggaattCAATAAggtgtttatattttttttgatttatgTAAGATCTAGAATATGACATTTTAGGAGATATTTGATCTAGAACATTttcgtgtttttttttttggtcttaTATAGTTTTCGTAGTTTTAGTTTGATTCGTTGGTTTAACGATACAATACTGAGATTTTAATGATTATTGATGATCAAACAATGTGATTGATGTGTAGTGTTTCAATCATATCTAAATCAGTTGTAGATTTCTAAATGAAGTCCaactaattttaaatcaaagttaagattcatatttaaaattttcataaagaCATCGAGATAATGTGTTAAAATTCTAAACAACAATAGAGCCGATCAAGACACTACTTGTTCACTGGTCGAACCAACGAATCACTTAATTGATCGCATGAATTTTAAGGATTTATAgaaaatttggaaaaaatattcatgacataaataataattttttaataactaaataatttaataaaaatcatacatttaaaaaaacagaAATTTGATAAGTTCATAATAAAACTCACAAATCAGTTCCAATTAATGTCAAAACATAACATGATAACAAATTCTAAACATTGTCATACATCAAAATATAACACAATTACAAACCAAAATAAGTTTTAAACATAGTCAACAATCACACAAACTCAATTAAGttataacaattttataattcataatttatttttgctcATTGCATGGAGTCAAATGTCATATTCTAGATCTTCATCATCACCTTCTCATGCCTTCCCCAAAAGCTTCACCTTCCACATAACCTTCCAAGCCAATTCAAAAGATTAATTCTCAATGGTGCACTCAAGATTCCAAAGCAaccttaatattttgaattgtgGACAAGGTATGACGAGTGATATTAACCACATGTTCTGTTCTTTGGATTGTTGGTTCAACTTGAACATAAACCATTTGAAAAGCCATGGTTAATAATGATTTGCCTCTTGAACTTGTGGCATTTTCGATATTGCTACTTGCTTCAACATTAATTGTTCCACCATCATGTGATGAGATCATGAAGCCTGAGGGAATAATCATTGGCATAGTTGAAGAGTCCACTCCACTTAAAGCCCTCTTCACTTGGCTTTGAATAATTGGAGCATAAATCACATATGCTCCAAGAATATCTATACAACTTTCTTTAAGATACAATATAATGTTCTCTCGCTTGTTCAAAGTCTGTTccatatgaaaataataaataagttttaataaTAAGTTTAGAATTTAATCATTATGTACATTAAAAACAAGTTTTATGCAAATATTTAAAGCATATTACTtcattattacatatttatttgttgtGGTTATCACTAGATTACAAGCTACATTTGTTCAATTGAAATAACTATGCATTAATCAATATTATGAAAGGGTTTAATAAATATGGCCTACTATATCATTGTTTGTTACATCATGAATTCAATCACTACTTCCATTTTCAATTATAAAGGCACGAAgaagatttttctttttgtctatagatgaaatagtaaataaattcgTATACAAATGAAGTATTCAAATAAACTGGAATATAGTATTTAATctaataatatcgatatttatcGGTTGATTAAGGCCTTACGAATAAAAGATGTAGaaaattttaatctattttaataaatatattatatatatgacaTACGACATtgtattaacaaaaatgttaaaaaagttattataaaaatagatattattgatataatatattcaaacaTTTACAAATGTTATTTAtccatataattaaataatagaaaactattataaaaaaaaaaaaaaaaaaaaaagcaaagtACCTGAATAATTGAAACACGGTTACACGCATCATTTGCACCAATTGAAATGTGTGCAATGTTGTGACCAGGCGTTGAACTAGCAATGGGATCCCACTGGAGCATAAGTTACAagtattatgtaaatatttaatgCAAAGTGAAAATTCATTTAGGAAGATATttacttaataatttttaacatttaatatttgtaGTACCCGATGGCGTGTATTGTCATCATTGAGGAAGTAAAAAAGAGTGTGTGGAGAAACGGAAATCCATGCATAGGCAACACAAGTTAGAACCATTAAGTTTCTCCTTTGGCTTTGCGATAGAATTGTTCTTTGGCGAATAAAGATTAATGgctcattattattattctcttcAAATATGTGTAGTACACTTGATTGTGTGTTCAAAACTCTACAAAAATTTTGAACCATTTCATTTGAGAGTTTCATCACATTCTTTCTTCCTTCGGATGTTTTAATGtctgaaaatatatacaaaaaaaattaaaaacaatgttGGATACAAAACACTTTTTATATGGATATATGTTCAATatgtaaaaattgaattttttataatgaaaaatatactccaaaatgaaatattataagaaaaaatagtaattgaaaaaaaatatatctagtTAAAAATAAGAAACATAGATTGACTATATATGATAGATAGGATAGTAGTTAACCTTTGTGATGCCTGGCTACATAGTCAATGGAAgtgcaaatatttttttgacactTTCTTTGAAGTGCCAAAAGCCACTTGGTTGCTTCATTTGAAGCACATTTACGAATAAAGCTACACACATTGTTCCTATGGACCCGATCATCAACTTCAACATGCTCAATCCAAGTAAcctatattaatttaataaaccatatcattatcattataattataattaaaagctTATTGTAGTTAGCAATATTAACTATTTATCTCATTTAAAATTGACATGTAAGTTTATAAATATAGATACCATAGAAGTTCCATCAGACATATCACGAATCATGCATCCAGAGGGATGCCTCCAAGGGGTGTCAACAAGTgttccaaagaaagaaaatgacacGTCAGCTATACCCCACGTAACACTATCAATTTGTTCGCAATAGCGAAGGAAGTAAAATCCTCTTTCTGCCATTTGAGGTAAAAATATGTGGATTTTTGCGTACATCTATAAAGAGTTTCAAAACCTtgttaataacataaattataaataaaactattgaaAAATACTACTAACACACTTTTATTAGAATTATTTCATGTTATTATATGTTAAGTAGttgtttaatcattttaaaataattttacatttaaagGAATGAATATGCGATGATAAAGCATGAATTCTATAAATGTTGGTTGAGAAATATACCAATTGTAAGGTTCCATTTCGATTTAAGTATGAACCAACATCAAATACTTTGAGCGTTTTAGCTTCAGAAACAATTGTTGGGAAAAGGTTAGCCCATTTCTCCtgaaaaaaatgtcatattgtaatttgtattaatttaaaattttcactaaataaataagaatataaaagaaatttaagtaattgtttaacaacaaaaactattatatatatagtcaCTCGATcacaaatataagtaaaaataaatttaaaataattaatatatttaatataaattttaaatcaaatacatcaattaattttttttgatgtacttttctttatatttagaACTAGAAGGAGTAAGCACTAACCGAGTCTAAAAGCATCTCAACCAATTCCAATCCACCAATTGGCACTACTTTTGAATCTTTGGAAGATTCTATATGATTTTCTCTAGGAAACATGTTTTCATATCTTTCAGGAACAAGAACAAACCCCACCACATCATCGGAAGGTTTGGTCCATAAGGATTTGGTTTCCATAAGCACAATGAGTTCTTTCATTGAACTAGTAGCAATCTCCAACATCCTTGTACATTCTTCATTGTCATTCGCCCTACATGTTTTTTGCATTAATATCAATCAAATTAATTGTGTCATATTTTTCAACTCATTAGATAATTAAAGTCAATATTTGAGAAAATTGATTTgggttttattaaaattttgagataattatatattatgtaaaagatttaatttgtatgtagtaataatataaagatattttatattgttagatcattattatcttttaacttttattataattatatttaattaaaatcatagttGTTGTAATGTGTTCTaaaatgtaaaactttttacacgATGAATGACACTACTAGATATACCAATGTTcatattctttatttttctggGTGTATGAAAGGTAGTATATTAGAAGGATATATAACTTTATTAATGACTGAGTGATAAGATCAAGGTTTTAAATCATGATATGTTACCAAATTACATTTGCAATGAAAAGGCTTTTAATTAAGACATCTCTGCAACTATAAATTGTGACCATAAACATTATAGATTTTCacaatatgaaaattaatttaaattatggaCAACATCTAGagatatatttatattgtttgatAAATGCAATTCAGATAGTAGCGACATGaacattttgatattttttatagattcaACTTCAACCAACAAGTCAGCTCAAAGAACGTAAAAATCAAATGATTTTATGAGCTTTAgttaaatgaaaattatttagaagaatCTATGTTTGAATCCTAACCAAACTTTAATAATTggcaaaattttaattttaattttttttaccgaaTTTTAGATTAtcaatgcttttttttttagaacCGAAATATTGAGAcaagaaatattatattaacaaaaaaaatccttaaaactattaaacaaagaaaacaaccCTCACCCTTCCCCCAGTACTTCAAGAGACCACGAGTAAGAAATTGTTTATCCTCAATGTATatgtttttaaaatgatttttcttaattttcaaaaatgacATTGAATTCATCCAAACCAACATtcttttcatttgattttatttaattcagATTTCATACAAAACTAAtccaaaaattgaataaaaaaaataacccaattattttttatcggCATGAGTTTTCTCTCgtaaaaattgaatcaaatcaaTTCGCAGCACCTTATCAATAAATCATTGTCAGTTTCAAtcttaataaattatcaaaataaaatgaacaaatttaATTGTTTCCTATATTTCACCCATTAAGCAAGATGGGATTTTAAAATTgcaaataaaaattgtaaaaaatatgtaaatattttttaataaaacaatagATCTATAATACTTAAAGGAGAAGATAGCTAGCAAGAAAGACAATTACCCTCCATGATGAGCTTTGTTATCAGCAGAGGATCCTTTTGAGAAATTCATTTTGGAtctccaaaaataaaattatcctaCAAAATAATAATCCTAATATGTGGTAAAATATATGGATTTAATCAAAAAAGCATATTACTGATCAGAAGAAAGAGATGAAGGTAGCATATATTACATACAGTCACTTGAAAAAATGAACTACACttataccaaaaaaataaataaactacaCTAAAATcgaaaagaagaaataaaaactaTCAACTTACCTTTTTTTAAACCCTTCCTATGCTACAAGCTAGCAACTTTGTTCTTGGCAAGACAAAaggataaatatgaatatatataactaatttttttcatatttaaatgaaaatgttttcatttaatattttacatttttttcagTGACTCGTAAATTAGGGGATGCTGagtcaaaaaattaataaattaggagCTGCAATATACGTTTTCTAAACTATCATTTCTTTtcctttaattttgtaaaaatgcTTGTTTTAGTGaagaatattttgaaaataaaataattaaatagagtgAAGTTAGTTAGTTTTTCCTTATATTTTAGTCAatcaaatatgatattttttttctacttatATTTAGACTATGTAAGTCTAAAGTAGTATAATCGTCTGGAATGAAATAAAAGTGTGCATGCCTCcccaaattaaatcaaattatttttattaaaaaacaattttatcgTATTTAGTCTATGcgatttcaataaataaaaaaaatggccTTTACTTAAACTAACCTCTATGACTAATTAGTTCTCtagaaaagataaaaataaataaatatatatatcaaatgaacTATATTTTAGAGATATggtttttaaagaaaacaaaagcgttaaaaattacttatatttcattgcataaaatatgagataaaatttacttaaaattattCAGAAGAAAATAATccacaatttttcttttttacggAGAAAGTACTATACAATTTAATTTGCTATCATTTAGAATCCTAAAATTTTATGaacatttattatataaaaaggaaaaaataaaaatatataaaaatttatatttcaattatttatagacaaatatttatgttcCAAATTTAAGAAGGTTCTAGTATTTAAAAACAATGGAAAAA
Protein-coding sequences here:
- the LOC101497458 gene encoding homeobox-leucine zipper protein HDG12-like; this translates as MNFSKGSSADNKAHHGGANDNEECTRMLEIATSSMKELIVLMETKSLWTKPSDDVVGFVLVPERYENMFPRENHIESSKDSKVVPIGGLELVEMLLDSEKWANLFPTIVSEAKTLKVFDVGSYLNRNGTLQLMYAKIHIFLPQMAERGFYFLRYCEQIDSVTWGIADVSFSFFGTLVDTPWRHPSGCMIRDMSDGTSMVTWIEHVEVDDRVHRNNVCSFIRKCASNEATKWLLALQRKCQKNICTSIDYVARHHKG